From the genome of Phycisphaerae bacterium, one region includes:
- a CDS encoding O-acetyl-ADP-ribose deacetylase gives MASSLATRIVLQRGDITKVAADAIVNAANTSLLGGGGVDGAIHRAAGPELLAECRKLGGCPTGSARITKGYRLPARYVIHCVGPVYHGGRSGEAQLLASCYETALRLAVENGCKTVAFPAISCGVYGYPLAEAARIALQQVASFLQDNQQIEQVVFVLFDERAYQAFDRAYCERFGPKPEMTS, from the coding sequence ATGGCAAGCTCGCTGGCCACCAGGATTGTTCTGCAGCGCGGCGACATTACTAAGGTCGCAGCAGATGCGATCGTCAATGCCGCCAATACCTCTCTTCTGGGCGGCGGCGGGGTGGACGGGGCCATTCACCGGGCTGCCGGACCTGAGTTGCTGGCCGAATGCCGGAAACTCGGCGGTTGTCCCACTGGATCAGCCAGGATCACCAAGGGCTACCGCCTGCCGGCGCGGTACGTGATCCATTGTGTCGGGCCGGTTTACCACGGGGGCCGGTCCGGCGAGGCCCAACTCCTGGCCAGTTGCTACGAGACCGCTTTGCGGCTGGCGGTCGAAAACGGATGCAAGACCGTTGCTTTTCCCGCGATCAGTTGCGGGGTCTACGGATACCCGCTGGCCGAGGCCGCCAGAATCGCCCTCCAGCAGGTGGCGTCATTCCTTCAAGACAATCAGCAGATCGAACAGGTAGTTTTCGTCCTGTTTGATGAGCGAGCATACCAGGCCTTCGACCGCGCCTATTGCGAACGCTTTGGACCCAAACCGGAGATGACATCGTGA
- a CDS encoding dipeptide epimerase, with amino-acid sequence MKLSWERRQLRLRHPFNIARMPMSDSTDKTVLLARIEHDGLVGWGEAAPISFYHQSFDSAEATLSKIGDMLGNDPFALDAILDNLLKRFPGESAAICAIDGALHDLIGKILKVPLWKMFGLDRSRMPLTSMTIGIDKPEVMAAKVREAAAFPILKVKVGTPDDEIILNTVRREAPNKTIRVDANCGWSSENAFERCKLMADYKVEFIEQPTRPGDNDVLPRLREAGLGPLYADESCVTVKDVLFCVGFFDGINIKLSKCGGIRQAMKMIHVARAAGLKIMLGCMTETSVGIAAAAQLGPMVDHLDLDGHLLLANDPFTGLGGEGGRLTLTDAPGLGIRELT; translated from the coding sequence GTGAAACTGAGCTGGGAACGTCGACAACTCAGACTCCGCCACCCTTTCAACATCGCCAGAATGCCCATGTCCGACAGCACGGACAAGACAGTGCTTCTGGCTCGGATCGAGCACGACGGACTGGTAGGTTGGGGAGAGGCTGCCCCGATCTCATTCTATCACCAGTCGTTCGATTCGGCCGAAGCGACTCTTTCAAAGATCGGCGATATGCTGGGCAATGATCCGTTCGCTTTGGATGCTATTCTGGATAACCTTCTGAAGAGATTCCCAGGCGAATCCGCCGCCATTTGTGCGATCGACGGGGCTCTTCACGACCTTATCGGCAAGATTCTCAAGGTGCCGTTGTGGAAGATGTTCGGCCTGGACCGCTCGCGGATGCCTCTAACGTCGATGACCATTGGGATCGATAAGCCGGAGGTCATGGCGGCCAAGGTCCGTGAAGCTGCCGCCTTCCCGATTCTCAAGGTCAAGGTGGGCACGCCCGACGACGAGATCATCCTCAACACCGTCCGCCGGGAGGCACCCAATAAGACAATTCGCGTCGACGCCAACTGCGGTTGGTCGTCAGAGAATGCCTTCGAACGATGTAAGCTGATGGCGGATTACAAGGTTGAGTTCATCGAGCAGCCGACCAGGCCCGGCGATAACGACGTTCTTCCGAGGCTGAGGGAAGCCGGCCTGGGACCGCTATACGCCGATGAAAGCTGCGTCACGGTGAAGGATGTCCTGTTCTGTGTCGGCTTTTTTGACGGAATCAACATCAAACTCAGCAAGTGCGGTGGAATTCGCCAGGCGATGAAAATGATCCACGTGGCCCGCGCGGCCGGGCTCAAGATCATGCTGGGGTGCATGACCGAAACGTCCGTCGGCATCGCGGCAGCGGCACAATTGGGACCCATGGTCGATCATCTCGACCTGGACGGACATCTTCTTCTGGCCAATGATCCGTTCACAGGCTTGGGGGGAGAGGGAGGGCGACTGACGCTTACCGACGCGCCGGGGCTCGGCATCAGGGAGCTCACGTAG
- a CDS encoding diguanylate cyclase — protein sequence MAEYAKRDELESALRRESGVIGGIGAGLVENPAPVTAATSNERPDCPQGRKVLVADDEPSTRRVLEGLLTNAGYVVFAAPNGMEALRILNDVGPQIVIADWEMPFMNGLQLCHEIRHSETVGFVYVIILTSHTDRVVEAFDAGADDFLTKPPRKTELLARLKAAARIIDLEAHLARQNREIHKVNAELSLLNRRLREMAATDELTGLANRRVMMERLKHCWETASRNNRPLSCMVIDVDHFKQFNDNYGHDAGDMVLKAVASTLAKHTRSSEPVFRCGGEEFVLICPDTPMEKAAMMAECLRQAVGQEETRYDGLVLRATISIGVSQRDAGFRCPDDLLRHADGALYAAKASGRNCVRVDGPGYDDRAVGDPASGGLTTPSPVSAQVR from the coding sequence ATGGCTGAATACGCAAAGAGAGATGAACTGGAATCTGCCCTCCGGCGCGAGTCAGGGGTAATCGGAGGGATTGGAGCAGGCCTCGTTGAGAATCCGGCGCCGGTGACGGCGGCCACCTCGAACGAGCGGCCCGATTGCCCGCAAGGGCGCAAAGTGCTGGTCGCCGACGATGAGCCTTCGACTCGTCGAGTGCTTGAGGGGCTTCTGACCAATGCCGGGTACGTGGTGTTTGCCGCCCCAAACGGCATGGAGGCATTACGTATTCTCAATGATGTCGGCCCGCAGATCGTGATCGCCGATTGGGAAATGCCGTTCATGAACGGGCTGCAGCTCTGCCATGAAATCCGACATTCGGAGACGGTGGGTTTCGTGTATGTGATCATTCTGACGTCGCACACTGACCGCGTGGTCGAGGCATTCGACGCCGGGGCGGATGATTTCCTGACCAAACCACCTCGAAAAACCGAGTTGCTGGCCCGTCTGAAGGCGGCGGCTCGCATTATTGATCTTGAGGCCCATCTGGCAAGGCAAAACCGGGAGATTCACAAGGTCAACGCGGAACTGAGTCTGCTCAATCGCAGGCTCAGGGAGATGGCCGCCACTGATGAATTGACCGGCCTGGCGAACCGTCGGGTCATGATGGAACGTCTGAAACACTGCTGGGAAACGGCCTCTCGCAACAACCGGCCGTTGTCCTGCATGGTAATAGATGTTGATCACTTCAAGCAGTTCAATGACAACTATGGTCATGATGCCGGTGACATGGTCCTGAAAGCCGTGGCGTCGACTCTGGCGAAGCACACTCGCTCCAGCGAACCGGTATTCCGCTGCGGTGGAGAGGAATTCGTGCTCATTTGTCCCGATACCCCAATGGAGAAGGCGGCCATGATGGCGGAATGCCTGCGCCAAGCGGTGGGGCAAGAGGAGACCAGGTACGACGGTCTGGTGTTGAGGGCCACAATCAGTATCGGTGTGTCGCAGCGAGATGCCGGCTTTCGCTGCCCGGATGATCTTCTCCGGCATGCGGATGGCGCTTTGTATGCCGCGAAGGCATCGGGCCGCAACTGCGTGCGTGTTGACGGGCCGGGGTACGACGATAGAGCGGTCGGCGACCCCGCATCAGGCGGACTCACCACCCCAAGTCCCGTCTCTGCGCAGGTCCGGTAG